A stretch of DNA from Maniola hyperantus chromosome 14, iAphHyp1.2, whole genome shotgun sequence:
AAAGCAACATTTACTAACTCATTTGaaataagttttaattaatgttttcatgcaaatacTTTACTGCTCATATAAGTACTAatttataaatatctaaataaattaactaacaagatttatttatgtaaaaaggAGATGATGTGGAGTAAAATGAAAATTTACCCTATTCTGTGAGGGAAACTTACTACTTTACATCTTGGAAACTTATATTTTCGTCTTTTGGGTTATTCTGTAATAAATTCAGTTTCGGgattttgttattaataacCAATAAGTACAGTCACAGGATTGCACATTTTATTgccaaaaaatataattgtgtTTCTTATCTTTTACTTCCATATTTTGTGAATTTCCATAaatgtataagtaggtaggtatataatttttttcttttaacttaaaataatgTGTAAAAACACTGCCAAATGTtttgtattattaaaataatataaataaataaaacaatgatATAAAAAGAACTCATTGAAATTCATTTATCTATTAATCATGATTTACCTGAGTCAAATGGTCTAATTAATATACTAAAAATAGCTCCTgctaatttaatttgatttatattttattctaattcaTTACTCCTATGAAATTTAGTTGATCTGGGACTGCTATCATCCATGTCACTTGTATTGCTTACATTTTGTTCATCTTGATCAGGGGTATATATCGCTAAGTTACgtcttttaaaaacttttttagttACACTTGAAGGTGTTATACAATCTGAAATAGTATTCGCATCAGACAAAAAACTGTTATCAGTGGTAATAGTGGTATTTTCTTGTGATAAATCTTGACTTTCATTATCACTAGGAGTAATCGGAGCTGGAAGAGACAGTTTTGAACATTTTATTGGAGTTCTTTCAACTTGAGGCTCATTATTCTCTTCTACACATATTTGCTTCATAGTTCGTCCAGATCTAGCTATAATGACTTGAATTGGGTCATCAATTCCTAGCTTCTCACAAAGATATGTAGTTTGGGTATTTAACAAAGGTTCCCTGGGTGGGCATTTTGGTGTTCCAGGCTTATAAACAGGGGCCGTTTTTACGAATGTTTGGCTATCTATTATTAAATTAGACATTACATTTTCTATACTTTCTTTTTCTTCTGCAGTTGGGGTAAAGTCATACCTAAAACAAAgagcaaatatttttaatttatttggacTTACATTATTATTGTTAGCCCGAATTGTCCCAATGCTGGGCAAAGGCCTTACTTTCTTCCTTCCATCTGTCTCTGTCTAGAGATATTTGGGGTCATTTCAACATAATATAGGCATCGAGTTGTAGTAATATGGTTACGGTTTTCAgcattagggatgatttatgccaacacatggcgggcacgagccgtgtcACGTACGACGCGCGGATGCAACACATCACGAAAATTTTATATGAGGCAGTTTATGCTTTACCATGCTGTGTTCATGCACGGACACCACACGGTGAAAATCAAATGAAAAATTCATCTTTCAGGCATAATTCATACCTTATCCTTTAACCTGCTAAAGTACATTAAAGTAGGTATCAGTTATTTTACCTTTCATTCCCACCCGGTCCAGGTAAGTGGcaatcaatattttttacagATAGAAGATGGTTTGTATTTCTCAATACAGCCAACCACTCAGTGTCATACTTCAACAGTTTATCACCGTCATATTCTGCAGGCAAGTCCAATATTTGCAAATGTCTTCTCTTCGGCAAACATTTATCCAAAGCTAAGAACTTAGTTTCCTCATCATTTTCATGTTTAACCAGAGCAGCAAATTGGCAGTGCAAGTGGGCAGCAAACCAATATTCAGGCTTCAGGTTGTGAAGTAATTTTTCCGCTGGAGGACTTCCAAGCTTGTTGCTTTCAATATCTTCTCTgcaataaagtttaattttggtaaaaataattattgcatTACTTCAATAAGATACCTAATGGTTAATTATTATGAGTGCCAAATTGGCCATAAACAAATCTCTATacactaaattaaaattttttggACAATTCAGTCCTCCATCCTTATTAAGAAGTTATCTATAGAAAAGTTAGTTTATG
This window harbors:
- the ldbr gene encoding lariat debranching enzyme, producing the protein MKIAVEGCAHGELDKIYECIKTLQERECIKIDLLICCGDFQSVRNNDDLRAMAVPEKYQNICTFYKYYSGEKLAPVLTVFIGGNHEASNYLQELPYGGWVAPNIYYMGRAGIIKFGNLRIGGISGIFKGHDYLQGLWECPPYTHNSLRSVYHIRSLDVYRLSQVKEKIHVMLSHDWPRGITDYGDRKNLLRRKPFLREDIESNKLGSPPAEKLLHNLKPEYWFAAHLHCQFAALVKHENDEETKFLALDKCLPKRRHLQILDLPAEYDGDKLLKYDTEWLAVLRNTNHLLSVKNIDCHLPGPGGNERYDFTPTAEEKESIENVMSNLIIDSQTFVKTAPVYKPGTPKCPPREPLLNTQTTYLCEKLGIDDPIQVIIARSGRTMKQICVEENNEPQVERTPIKCSKLSLPAPITPSDNESQDLSQENTTITTDNSFLSDANTISDCITPSSVTKKVFKRRNLAIYTPDQDEQNVSNTSDMDDSSPRSTKFHRSNELE